The Lycium ferocissimum isolate CSIRO_LF1 chromosome 1, AGI_CSIRO_Lferr_CH_V1, whole genome shotgun sequence genome includes a region encoding these proteins:
- the LOC132059396 gene encoding L-lactate dehydrogenase B-like — translation MHNSSSASSLGPDGLNINQAFFKPISNTDPPPPTKRHTKISVIGVGNVGMAIAQTILTQDLVDELALVDAKPDKLRGEMLDLQHAAAFLPRTKIVASVDYSVTSGSDLCIVTAGARQNPGESRLNLLQRNLAMYKGIIPELVKYSPESILLIVSNPVDVLTYVAWKLSGFPANRVIGSGTNLDSSRFRFLIADHLDVNAQDVQAYIVGEHGDSSVALWSSISVGGVPVLSFLERQQIAFEKETLEKIHKQVVQGAYEVISLKGYTSWAIGYSVANLAYSIIRDQRRIHPVSVLAKEFYGIDGGDVFLSLPAQLGRSGVLGVTNVHLTDEESQQLRNSAKTILEVQNQLGI, via the exons ATGCATAACAGTTCATCAGCATCATCGCTAGGTCCTGATGGCCTTAACATAAACCAAGCCTTCTTCAAACCAATTTCCAACACTGATCCACCACCCCCAACAAAACGCCACACAAAGATCTCAGTAATTGGTGTTGGCAATGTTGGTATGGCAATAGCCCAAACGATCTTAACACAGGATCTCGTCGACGAGCTAGCACTCGTCGACGCGAAACCTGATAAACTCCGCGGCGAAATGCTGGATCTCCAGCACGCCGCGGCGTTTCTCCCCCGGACGAAAATAGTCGCATCTGTCGACTATTCTGTTACGTCCGGGTCGGATTTGTGTATTGTTACTGCTGGTGCCCGGCAGAACCCCGGGGAAAGTAGGTTGAATTTGCTCCAGAGGAATTTGGCTATGTATAAAG GTATTATACCGGAGCTGGTGAAGTATTCACCTGAGAGTATACTTTTGATTGTGTCGAATCCAGTGGATGTTTTGACATATGTTGCGTGGAAGTTGTCTGGGTTTCCAGCGAATCGGGTTATCGGGTCGGGTACCAACTTGGATTCGTCTAGGTTTCGGTTTTTGATTGCTGATCATTTAGATGTTAATGCCCAGGATGTGCAG GCATATATTGTTGGGGAGCATGGTGACAGCTCTGTGGCACTTTGGTCCAGTATTAGTGTTGGAGGAGTTCCAGTACTTAGCTTTTTGGAGAGGCAACAAATTGCTTTTGAGAAGGAGACATTAGAAAAAATCCACAAACAAGTTGTGCAAGGTGCATATGAAGTGATCAGTTTGAAAGGCTACACATCGTGGGCAATCGGTTACTCTGTGGCTAACTTGGCTTATTCAATCATTCGAGACCAGAGAAGGATTCACCCCGTCTCAGTCCTTGCGAAGGAGTTCTATGGTATTGATGGCGGCGATGTGTTCTTGAGTTTGCCTGCACAGCTTGGTAGAAGTGGAGTTTTGGGTGTGACCAACGTGCATCTTACTGATGAGGAAAGTCAGCAACTTAGGAACTCTGCTAAGACCATCTTAGAAGTGCAAAACCAATTGGGAATTTGA